Within Sardina pilchardus chromosome 21, fSarPil1.1, whole genome shotgun sequence, the genomic segment TTGAAGAGACTGGTATAAGATAATCCAAGTTACCGCGGATATTACTACCCAGGCAATACCGTTTATCGCTTAATGTCACAAGCACGATTTCTGTCCAAGGTCTAGTAGCACAATCAAGAACTGACTGCCGTCACACAAAAAACAGCGTCACCCTTTCTGTGACGCAATGAATGGAAGGGTGTACAAATGCAATTTTCTGACGCATAGCGACCCTCTGCGAAATATCAACCACGGTGCAGTTCTACATGTATTCCAGTTGCTCTCTTATAATATTGAACTTTCAGAAAAGAGACTGACCATTAGTCACTGCTAGTGTGACAGCTATATATATAACTCAGAGTGGGGAAGAAAAGAGATACACTTGAAACTGTAATATATGACAAATAAGACTGCACGTTCATAGTTGAAAGTAAAAAGCAGCACGCCAATGATACGCATTTTCTCTCACTTCTATCACATCTCTACATACTATACTGTCTCACTGTATAATTCACTGATGTCTGAATCGTACAACCCTTCAAAATGAGTCTAAAGTGATGGTATACGTGTCCATCTGTCAGAAGGTGGCATCCGCACCAAGAATCCAATGCGTCGAAATAAATTACTGCAGTTAAATCAAGATTGGACTTAACTGGATTTCAACCTGGCATTGCTGATTGTAGATGTGAAATCTAAACAGGCTAATGAATTGCACCGATAGGAAAACTCATTTCTCACCTGTAAAGTAGATGCAGCTGAATCTGTGGGTTCGGACAGGCCTGTGCTTCTGGGTAGGCTTGACACAACGTACCGCGATCCTTTTGGCGCGGGCTGTCTCACAACCAGCTTCCCTTTACGCGTCTCCGCTAGGAACATGCTGTACCAGTATGCATCATTGGAGACGAGTGTGGAATCTGCGAAGGCTGAGTTCCTGTCACTGGCCACACTGTTCCTACTGGGAGGAGCTGCTTTGCTGTGTTTGGGTTTCTGGCACTTTATTACTATGGTGACCAGTATGGTGATGAGTAACAGGAATGACACTGAGCCCAGTCCAATCACCAGATAAAGATTCAAGTCCGAAAAGATGTCATATTCCAAAGGCACTTCAGTCATGTCAGCGTAGGATTTCAGAGCGGTCTCTATCGTGGAGAGCTTGATGGTCACGGTGGCAGAGAGCGCAGGCTCTCCGTTATCCTTGGCGATCACCACTAGGCGCTGGTGACGCGCGTCTCTGTAGCTGAACATCCTCATTGTCCGGATCTCTCCGTTGTACTGATCTAAACTAAACAATGTGACATCGGTGTTCTGGAGGAACTGATATGTTATGCGAGAATTGTGAACAGAGTCTGTGTCAATAGCGATCACTTTGGCAACCAGAGATCCTTTATCGGTGTTCCTGGGGATCTTTTCCTCGACTACGGTGCCATGCGCGCGCCATGGAGACACGATCACTGGAGTGTTATCATTTTGGTCCATGATGATGATATGAACCGTGACGTTACTGCTGAGAGGAGGAACGCCTGAATCACGGGCCTCGATGTGGAAAAGAAACTCTTCCTCTATTTCATAATCAAAGGTTTTCAGTGCGTAAAGGTTGCCATTCTCTGGGTTAATAGAGAATAGCATGGACATGGAGGTGTTGGCTATCTCCTTTtctatgatgaaataaacaaggtactggttttcatggagatctGGATCTACAGCTGTAAGGGCAGCTAGTAGTGCTCCTGGTGCGTTATTCTCAGTCACTGGTATTGTGAAAAACGTCTGATTGAACCGAGGGACGTTGTCATTAACGTCTAGCAATTCTACAGTGATGGTCTCGTTATCAGATAATTGAGGTGTGCCTCTGTCTGTCACCGTAAATGTAATATCATATTCTGGGACCTTTTCTCTATCCAGTGGTGTTGATACAACTAATTCGTAGTAATTGTCTGAGGACTCTCTTAATAGAAAAGGCAAGTTCTTATTGATTTTAATGTCAACAACTCCATTTTCTCCAGAATCCTTATCGCTAACACTTACAACAGCAATGATAGTATCTACTTCAACATTTTCCTTTATTGTACTTTGAAATGATTTGACTGAAATTTCCGGGTGATTGTCGTTCATATCAGTAATCAATATGGTCACTTTGCATTGCCCTGATAAAGAATTGATACCCTTGTCTTTTGCTATGATCTCCATGTCATATATTTTAAAATCTTCGTAATTAACCATATCCTTTACTCTGATCTCGCCATTATCGGGATTTATAGTGAAggtttgttgtgttttctcGGAGGTGTAAAGGCTAAATAGATAGGTGATATCTGCGTTTGAGCCTTCATCTAAGTCAGTTGCATTCAGTTTCACAACAAGACTTCCAATGGGAGAGTTTTCTGAAAGCTGTATGCTATACCTATCCGTGTCAAACTGGGGGGCGTTGTCATTTGTGTCCAACACTTTTACTATTATACTTGCTGTGCCAGACCGTGCGGGCACTCCGCCATCGACAGCGGTGAGTATTAAACTATGGACACTTTGCTCCTCCCTGTCCAAAGCTTTTTTCAGAATTAAATCGGTAAATTTCGAGCCATCTCGCCCAGTTTGTATCTCGATACTGAAGTGGTCACTTTCACTAAGATAATACGTCTTGATCGAATTCGACCCAAGATCAGGATCCACAGCATTCGTTAAAGAGAACCGTTCACCGACTGGTGTGGATTCAGATATGTCCAAATGCATGGTGTCTCTCCGAAACTGTGGCGCATTGTCATTAATATCTAGTATTTCCAGTTCAATGTTGAACATCCGCACAGGATTTTCAATTGTGGCATCTAGTTTCAACACACACGTTTCGGCAGATTTTGCACTGCAGAGGTACTCCCTGTCAATTCTCTCAAGAATGAAAAGCTCCCCCGtttctttgtttacatcaaggTACTTTTTGTTAGCGATATTATCCAATCGGATTTTCCTCCTACTCAGCGTTTTCACATCAAGGTCCAAATCAACAGCTAAACTCGCAACAACAGAGCCTATATCCATCTCTTCTGGAATAGAGTAATGTGTAACGGCAGATGCTAAATGCTGAAGAGATAATGAGAAAAGAAGCATGGCTGACACATACCTTATATGTGCGCTTTCGCGAGACTCCATTGTTCTGCGTTCAATCTAAGATCCTAATATTTCTTAGTGCGCCGTACTGCAGGTCATATAAAGCGATTAAGTATGAAGGATCCTGTGT encodes:
- the LOC134069432 gene encoding protocadherin alpha-C2-like codes for the protein MESRESAHIRYVSAMLLFSLSLQHLASAVTHYSIPEEMDIGSVVASLAVDLDLDVKTLSRRKIRLDNIANKKYLDVNKETGELFILERIDREYLCSAKSAETCVLKLDATIENPVRMFNIELEILDINDNAPQFRRDTMHLDISESTPVGERFSLTNAVDPDLGSNSIKTYYLSESDHFSIEIQTGRDGSKFTDLILKKALDREEQSVHSLILTAVDGGVPARSGTASIIVKVLDTNDNAPQFDTDRYSIQLSENSPIGSLVVKLNATDLDEGSNADITYLFSLYTSEKTQQTFTINPDNGEIRVKDMVNYEDFKIYDMEIIAKDKGINSLSGQCKVTILITDMNDNHPEISVKSFQSTIKENVEVDTIIAVVSVSDKDSGENGVVDIKINKNLPFLLRESSDNYYELVVSTPLDREKVPEYDITFTVTDRGTPQLSDNETITVELLDVNDNVPRFNQTFFTIPVTENNAPGALLAALTAVDPDLHENQYLVYFIIEKEIANTSMSMLFSINPENGNLYALKTFDYEIEEEFLFHIEARDSGVPPLSSNVTVHIIIMDQNDNTPVIVSPWRAHGTVVEEKIPRNTDKGSLVAKVIAIDTDSVHNSRITYQFLQNTDVTLFSLDQYNGEIRTMRMFSYRDARHQRLVVIAKDNGEPALSATVTIKLSTIETALKSYADMTEVPLEYDIFSDLNLYLVIGLGSVSFLLLITILVTIVIKCQKPKHSKAAPPSRNSVASDRNSAFADSTLVSNDAYWYSMFLAETRKGKLVVRQPAPKGSRYVVSSLPRSTGLSEPTDSAASTLQKG